The following coding sequences lie in one Catharus ustulatus isolate bCatUst1 chromosome 5, bCatUst1.pri.v2, whole genome shotgun sequence genomic window:
- the LOC116996413 gene encoding LOW QUALITY PROTEIN: pre-mRNA-processing factor 6-like (The sequence of the model RefSeq protein was modified relative to this genomic sequence to represent the inferred CDS: inserted 2 bases in 1 codon; substituted 1 base at 1 genomic stop codon), producing MQTEWGQLLSLSWLWRRTAGAAAWGRELTSSSSAFLTTSPGPCSGLPAPVLFRSRLTPAIVYKKQQPFLGMPMPLGYVPGLGHGATGFTTRSDIGPAHNANDSMDNWHTPLGKRAVGDQMKKNQTADGDDGDLNDTNYDEFNGYAGSLFSSGPYEKDDVEADAIYAALGERMDECRKERREQQEKEEIEKYRRERPKIQQQFSDLKRKLAEVTEEEWVSIPEVGDARHKQQRNPRYKKLTPVPDNFFAKHLQSGENHTSVDPHQTQFGGLNTPYPGDLNIPHPGGMTPGLMTPGTGELEMRKIGQARNTLMAMRLSQVSDSVSGQTVVDPKGYLTDLNSMIPTHRGDISDTKKARLLLKSVRETNPHHPPAWIASAQLEEVTGKLQVARNLIMKGTEMCPKSEDIWLEAAQLQTGDAAKAVVAQAVQHLPQSVRIYIRAAELETDIRVLRKALEHVPNSVRLWKAAVELEEPEEARIMLSRAVECCPTSAEFWLALARLETXENAQKVLNKARKNIPMDRHIWITAAKLEEANGNAQMVEKIIERAITSLRANGVEINREQWIQDAEECGKAGSVATCQAIIRAVMGIGIEEEDWKHTWMEDADSCVVHNALECARAIYACALQIFLSKKSVWLRAACFEKNHGTRESLEALLQRAVAYCPKAEVLWLMGAKSKWLAGDVPAARSILALAFQANPNSEEIWLAAVKLESKNNEHEKARSLLAKAHSCAPTARVFMKSVKLEWLLGNIAAAQELCEEALKHCEDFPKLWMMKGQMEEQKELVEKAREAYNQGLKKCPHSILLWLLLSRLEEKVGQLTRARAILEKSRLKNPKNPDLWLEYRAGLKNIANTLMAKALQECPNSGILWSEAIFLEAXPQRKTKSVDALRKCEHDPHVLLAVAKLSWSERKINKAREWFHRTLKIDSDLGDAWALFYKFELQHGTEEQQEEVRKRCKNAEPRHGELWCDVSKDIENWQKKTGEILMLVAAKLKNIF from the exons ATGCAG ACAGAGTGGGGGCAGCTGCTGTCTCTTTCTTGGCTTTGGAGgagaacagctggagctgctgcttggggaAGGGAATTGacttcttcttcctctgctttcctgacCACCTCTCCTGGTCCCTGCTCTGGTCTCCCTGCTCCAGTCCTGTTTCGGTCTCGCCTCACCCCAGCCATCGTGTACAAGAAGCAGCAGCCGTTCCTGGGCATGCCCATGCCCCTGGGCTAcgtgccagggctgggccatGGAGCCACAGGTTTCACCACCCGCTCTGATATCGGCCCTGCCCACAATGCCAATGACTCCATGGACAACTGGCACACCCCGCTGGGCAAGAGAGCTGTGGGTGACCAGATGAAGAAGAACCAGACAGCAGATGGTGATGATGGGGATTTGAATGACACCAACTACGATGAGTTCAATGGCTACGCTGGGAGCCTGTTCTCAAGTGGCCCTTATGAAAAAGATGATGTAGAAGCAGATGCCATTTATGCAGCTTTGGGTGAGAGGATGGATGAatgcaggaaagaaaggagagaacaacaagaaaaggaggaaatagaAAAGTACCGTAGGGAACGACCCAAAATTCAACAGCAGTTCTCAGATTTGAAACGGAAATTAGCGGAGGTTACTGAGGAGGAGTGGGTGAGTATTCCTGAGGTTGGGGATGCCAGGCACAAGCAGCAGAGGAATCCTCGTTATAAGAAGCTGACTCCTGTCCCCGACAACTTCTTTGCAAAGCATTTACAGTCAGGGGAGAATCACACTTCTGTGGACCCACACCAGACACAATTTGGTGGACTGAATACTCCATATCCAGGGGATTTGAATATTCCACACCCAGGAGGAATGACACCAGGCTTGatgacacctgggacaggtgaatTGGAAATGAGGAAGATTGGTCAAGCCAGGAACACCTTGATGGCTATGAGGCTAAGCCAGGTGTCAGACTCTGTGAGTGGCCAGACTGTCGTGGACCCAAAAGGATATTTGACAGACTTGAATTCCATGATTCCTACACACAGAGGAGATATCAGTGATACCAAAAAAGCCCGTTTGCTCCTGAAATCTGTCCGAGAGACCAATCCTCATCATCCACCAGCCTGGATAGCATCAGCCCAACTGGAGGAGGTCACTGGCAAACTCCAGGTGGCTCGAAACCTCATCATGAAAGGAACAGAGATGTGCCCCAAGAGTGAAGATATTTGGTTGGAAGCTGCTCAGCTTCAGACTGGAGATGCAGCCAAGGCTGTTGTGGCCCAGGCTGTGCAGCACCTGCCACAGTCTGTGCGGATCTAtatcagagcagcagagctggagacagacATTCGTGTCCTTAGGAAAGCCCTTGAGCACGTTCCAAACTCAGTGCGTTtgtggaaagcagctgtggagCTGGAGGAACCTGAGGAGGCCAGGATCATGCTGAGCCGGGCTGTGGAGTGCTGTCCAACCAGTGCTGAATTCTGGCTGGCACTGGCAAGGCTGGAGAC TGAGAATGCTCAGAAAGTCCTGAACAAAGCCCGGAAGAATATCCCGATGGATCGTCACATCTGGATTACTGCTGCCAAACTGGAGGAAGCCAATGGAAATGCCCAGATGGTGGAGAAAATCATCGAGAGAGCCATCACATCTCTTAGGGCTAACGGTGTGGAAATTAACAGGGAGCAGTGGATACAGGATGCCGAGGAATGTGGTAAAGCTGGAAGTGTAGCCACATGCCAGGCAATCATAAGAGCTGtgatggggattgggattgaggAAGAAGATTGGAAACACACCTGGATGGAAGATGCAGACAGTTGTGTTGTTCATAATGCCCTGGAGTGTGCCCGAGCCATTTATGCCTGTGCCTTGCAAATCTTCCTGAGCAAGAAGAGTGTGTGGCTGCGAGCAGCCTGCTTTGAAAAGAACCATGGAACCAGAGAATCCTTGGAGGCTCTTTTGCAGAGAGCTGTTGCTTACTGTCCCAAAGCAGAGGTGCTATGGCTCATGGGAGCCAAATCTAAGTGGCTGGCAGGAGATGTGCCAGCAGCCAGAAGCATCTTGGCCCTGGCTTTCCAGGCCAACCCCAACAGCGAGGAGATCTGGCTGGCTGCCGTGAAGCTCGAGTCGAAGAACAATGAGCATGAAAAAGCAAGGAGTCTGCTGGCAAAGGCTCACAGTTGTGCCCCCACAGCAAGGGTCTTCATGAAGTCTGTGAAGTTGGAATGGCTGCTTGGGAacattgctgcagcccaggagctctgtgagGAAGCCCTGAAGCACTGTGAGGACTTCCCCAAACTGTGGATGATGAAAGGACAAATGGAAGAACAAAAAGAGCTTGTAGAGAAAGCACGGGAGGCTTATAATCAAGGGTTGAAGAAATGCCCCCATTCCATACTCCTGTGGCTTTTGTTGtccaggctggaggagaaagTTGGGCAGCTGACTAGAGCAAGAGCCATCTTAGAAAAGTCTCGCCTGAAGAATCCAAAGAATCCAGATCTCTGGTTGGAGTACCGAGCTGGGCTGAAGAACATTGCTAACACTCTGATGGCCAAAGCACTGCAAGAATGCCCCAATTCAGGAATCCTGTGGTCAGAAGCAATTTTCCTTGAAGCGTGACCACAACGAAAGACCAAGAGTGTGGATGCTCTCAGGAAGTGTGAACATGACCCACACGTCTTGCTGGCTGTGGCCAAGCTGTCCTGGAGTGAGCGTAAAATAAACAAGGCCAGAGAGTGGTTCCACCGCACACTGAAGATAGACTCTGACCTGGGGGACGCCTGGGCTTTGTTTTACAAATTTGAGCTCCAGCATGGCACAGAGGAACAACAGGAAGAGGTAAGGAAGCGCTGCAAGAATGCTGAACCTCGCCATGGAGAGCTCTGGTGTGATGTCTCCAAGGACATAGAGAATTGGCAGAAAAAGACTGGAGAGATTCTCATGCTGGTGGCAGCCAAGCTGAAAAATATCTTCTAG